A single region of the Gemmatimonadota bacterium genome encodes:
- a CDS encoding transglutaminase-like domain-containing protein: MTPPPATPQVEFRRELNRPDGQVNLARAALLIASEAYPQLHVNSYLTRLDQLAEEVRDRLADESAPLVLLEEMGRTLYERHGFRGNRDEYYDPRNSFLSDVLDRRTGIPLTLGIVYLEVGWRLGLPLEGVNFPGHFLVRFAGEEVRLLVDPFDEGRVRFEDEAQALLDRGYGGLIRVRPEFLKAAGRRAMLVRLLTNLRGVYLGQEDYPRALAVVDHILAIHPMAPGELRTRGTLLARMGRADEALQELERYLDSTPGGPDVARIRALVEELRGAGREKEER; the protein is encoded by the coding sequence GTGACCCCTCCTCCCGCGACGCCGCAGGTGGAATTCCGGCGTGAGTTAAACCGGCCCGACGGCCAGGTCAATCTCGCGCGGGCCGCCTTGCTCATCGCTAGCGAGGCCTATCCACAGCTTCATGTCAATTCCTACCTGACGCGCCTCGACCAGCTGGCCGAGGAAGTCCGGGACCGGCTCGCCGACGAAAGCGCCCCCCTCGTCCTCCTCGAGGAGATGGGAAGGACCCTTTACGAGAGGCACGGATTCCGCGGCAACCGCGACGAGTATTACGACCCGAGGAACTCCTTCCTCTCGGATGTCCTGGATCGGCGGACCGGGATTCCGCTGACCCTCGGGATCGTCTATCTCGAGGTTGGCTGGCGACTCGGACTTCCCCTAGAAGGGGTGAACTTTCCCGGTCACTTCCTCGTGCGTTTCGCGGGTGAAGAAGTCCGGCTCCTCGTGGACCCGTTCGACGAGGGACGCGTGCGCTTCGAAGACGAAGCCCAGGCGCTCCTGGACCGAGGTTACGGCGGGCTGATCCGCGTCCGCCCCGAGTTCTTGAAGGCCGCCGGCCGCCGTGCCATGCTCGTCCGCCTTCTCACCAACCTCAGAGGCGTCTACCTCGGACAGGAGGATTACCCTCGCGCGCTGGCGGTCGTGGATCATATTCTCGCGATCCACCCCATGGCTCCGGGAGAGTTGCGGACTCGTGGAACGCTCCTGGCGCGGATGGGACGAGCCGACGAAGCGCTTCAGGAGCTCGAACGTTATCTCGACTCCACGCCCGGCGGTCCCGACGTGGCGCGCATCCGCGCCCTCGTAGAGGAGTTGCGCGGGGCCGGAAGGGAGAAGGAGGAGCGATGA